The genome window TGCCTCCCCACAGCCGCTTAGCTTCTTCAAAACTACCTTTACGACAACTCAGCCCGCACAAAAGCGATCGCACTTTCCCAATTGACAGTCTGATGGAGCAACGAGCGGGTGAATAGCTCTTTTACAACACGGATTTCTTCTTGTGTAAGATTCTTCGCCAAATGCGCCGCATAAGAAGGTCTATTTGTTGCTG of Microcoleus sp. AS-A8 contains these proteins:
- a CDS encoding AAA family ATPase, which gives rise to LDPMVNWDTDELRVALEEVGLVVEVDEERELTQLHITPALIDRWFTATSATNRPSYAAHLAKNLTQEEIRVVKELFTRSLLHQTVNWESAIAFVRAELS